One genomic segment of Chloroflexota bacterium includes these proteins:
- a CDS encoding helix-turn-helix transcriptional regulator encodes MTIQNSRAFNEWLRGQLKAKKMSQRQLAQQSGVDHSTISRLIRGDRMPSLGTATKLARGLRELREDADTTQYLGLISAGPTNPTARVEYALRADEALGEVQVRQIMEYYLAVRMRRFGRPLPPANTDNAPNRAQDRPPMRGYGASAPSAGVPVTAGAGPQPRMIPTRTLSRPTGRTQGRY; translated from the coding sequence ATGACGATCCAGAACAGCCGCGCCTTCAACGAGTGGCTGCGCGGTCAGCTCAAGGCCAAGAAGATGTCGCAGCGGCAGCTCGCCCAGCAGTCTGGCGTTGACCACTCGACGATCTCGCGTCTCATCCGTGGCGACCGAATGCCGTCGCTCGGGACCGCGACGAAGCTCGCCCGCGGCCTGCGCGAGCTTCGAGAGGACGCCGACACGACGCAGTATCTCGGCCTCATCTCGGCCGGACCCACGAACCCCACCGCCCGCGTCGAATACGCCCTTCGCGCCGACGAGGCACTGGGCGAGGTCCAGGTCCGGCAGATCATGGAGTACTACCTCGCCGTCCGGATGCGCCGCTTCGGCCGGCCGTTGCCGCCGGCGAACACGGACAATGCGCCGAACCGCGCCCAGGATCGCCCCCCGATGCGAGGCTACGGAGCCTCCGCGCCGAGCGCCGGGGTTCCGGTGACCGCCGGCGCGGGGCCGCAGCCACGGATGATCCCTACCCGAACCCTCAGCCGACCGACCGGCCGGACGCAGGGACGCTACTAG